The DNA window GGGCAGAGGCAAGCTCTACTGGATGTAtttcagggctgggggcagggaagcaGATTGGagtttaattaaaattctaatcCCAACATTGCCCATCTTCTTGCCAAGTCAGCAGCCAGCATTTCTGTTTGTGGTTCTGGGGATTTTGCTGTGATGACATACATAGTTACCTCAAAGACTCTTGCAAATTTGCCTACAACGTCCATATGCCCAGCAGGTGCTTTAATCAGGACTGGCCCGCTGCCTCTCTCTTGCCTGTGTTTTCAAAGATACCTCCTTTACCATGGCCAGGGCtcctggtgggaggagggcatTGGAGAGAGCTGGTGGCGAAAACCGAGCTgattacaaataagaaaacaggtTCATCACAGCATAGAGGTCTTTTCAAACTGTGTCTGTTTTCTAGGTAGCTAAGTGGGATTCCTGAGGAGGGGCTGCTCTGACTTGACGGCGGCCCACCATGAGGCTTTTCCTGCTTTGTGCCTACATGCTGCTCCTGATGATTTCCCAGTTGAGGGCAGTCAGCTTTCCCGAAGACGACGAGCCCCTCAATACCGTTGACTATCACTGTAAGTAATCCCAAGAACATTCTCCTTTTCTAAGAAGGAagattttctggttttgatttctcTAAgcgtatttgtttttagaaagagagttatatatatatatatatatgtcttaaaaatgttttacatgttAATTTATCCCCAATTGTGTCTGGAGAAAATGGGACGATTTTGTTGGGAGCTTTTCTAAAGCAGCCCACGTATAGGTtatatattttcagttaaaaGGAAAAGACCATTTGCTGGCATTTACCATCTCTTATTCATTTATATTCAAGATCCGAAGAGAGGAATTTGGTTAAAACCCTTCTACAACTAGTATATACAGTTAATCAATGCTGTATATTGATTCTTTAGCGCCATAATCCTGACTGATGGTTTAGCCCATTTTTACTTGCAGATTCAAGGCAATATCCGGTGTTTAGAGGACGCCCTTCAGGCAATGAATCGCAGCACAGGCTGGACTTTCAGCTGATGCTGAAAATTCGAGACACACTTTATATTGCTGGCAGGTAATTTTCCTCTCATTGGTTTATTAgattaaaattcttttctcttgtggTGCTTGCATTAATGTGTCTAGTTCATGAAAAACTAATATGTGATTGTGATCAAAAATCGCAAGTAGCCAAAAATATTCACAGGGAAGAGTCAGTGTTGTGTACCGGGAACAAAATGCAGAGCAAAGCCCTTCGGCGGCGCGGTTTTATTACTGCCATCAGGAAAGGATACATCGCTCTTCATTCCTAAAGCAGCAGGGggaaataatcttttttattcttttttaacttgGAATTATTCGAGCAAATATTAGAAGTATGCCTATGCTAATACAAGCAGCAGCTTGACCCACGCCTGGAGAGAAGAGCTTTCTTTGCTCCCTAGCCATAGTGATATATAAAAGCTTCTCACTAATGAAAAAGTACCCTTTGTTGACTTTGCTGGAGACAGAGAAAATCCAAATGATCTCTAAGACACAATAAAGGCagatctgtaaaaataaaataagaagcagCTTAACGTTTTTATGCATTCACATGATATGACTTACTGCCTTGCTTCCAACAGGGATCAAGTTTATACAGTAAACTTAAATGAAATCCCCAAAACAGAAGTAATACCGACCAAGGTAAGCTAGTGTGGTGGGCAACTTTATTTGCATTTGCTCAGAACTTGGAaaatgcccccctcccctcccagaatTTTCATAGTTAAAAATTGAACTTGGGTGTTGCTTGATTAATGCAGAAGCTGACATGGCGGTCGAGGCAACAGGATCGAGAAAACTGTGCTATGAAAGGCAAACATAAAGTGAGTAAAACAGACCAGTGCCTGCCACGTTCATTCTTTCTGCGGTCTTGACCCTGCAATATCAGCATATGGAATGTCTAATATCAGTGTCATTATTACCTTCTTTAGGATGAATGCCACAACTTTATTAAAGTATTTGTTCCAAGAAACGATGAGATGGTTTTTGTATGTGGTACCAATGCATTTAATCCCATGTGTAGATACTATAGGGTAAGTATACTTTATAAAATGTGCCTTTGTtcagtaatttttctttccttactaGTATGCTGTTAAAGTTGAACCCTTTCTACTATAACCTAGGAATTGTTTTATCTCTAACACTAtggaagaatagagacagaattcTTCAAATAGAACTTCCGTACAAATAAAACAGTATTCCTTCAAACAGGCACATTGAACAGATGTGACACgagctatttatttttcttttgcagttgAATACCTTAGAGTATGATGGGGAAGAAATTAGTGGCCTGGCAAGATGCCCGTTTGATGCCAGACAAACCAATGTTGCCCTTTTTGCCGGTAAGATCTTTTAGTGTAATGAATATaaatgattaatgacattgaagGTGCAAAAggaatttaaaggaagaaaaaagctcAGAGCTGAGATAGCTCCCTCAATATAGGTGTTTCAAAGTCTAAAAGCTAtggaaaattttccaaaaaagaattaaaagtaagcATATTACAATACAGTATTCTGACCCTTGGTTCTGTTGTTAGCTAGGCCAGTGACCCTGAATAAGTTGCTTAACTTTTTTGATGCTTAGATTCTTCAGttataaaattaagtaattttatgGGCCAACCTGCTACAGGTTGATTGTGAGCATCAGATTTAGCTTTATTTCTATATATAGGGATAACAGGCGAAAGCACTCCAGAGAGTATAACAAACTCCATAGGGCAACACACTGCAGGATGATTATGATTCTTTTACTCAAATTCTAACTTTGGTTTCAGATGGGAAGCTGTATTCTGCCACAGTGGCTGACTTCTTGGCCAGTGACGCTGTTATTTATCGAAGCATGGGCGATGGATCCGCCCTTCGTACAATAAAATATGACTCCAAATGGATAAAAGGTACCTTTAAAGAGCAGTATTGTGGGATCGCCAAGAGTAGTGGGATGGCCAGGTGGGAGCAGGAGCCGTGAGCAGCAGGAGGTTCCGGCCGACTTTGCATTGTTTATTTAGACCACGTCTAAGCTGCTTTGGTTGTAAACAGAGACATTGACAGGGAATGAAGACACCTGTAGCCAAGGCAAGAAAGTAGATCCATCCAGGATTTTATCTTAGatgacctcaaaaaaaaaaagagatcccATTTCAGTGGGCCAATTTGCCAAACTCTCAACGCACACAGCATTCCTCGCCCACTCTCACCTACCTATCCTGAAAAGTCAGCAGTGAGAATCAGTTAGGTCATATCTGCAGAATCATTTTATTCTTCGGAGTGTAgaattcaagattttaaaaaaattctcaatgtAAGAGGTTTCTTTCCCTAGTTAAATAGATTAATGAATAAATCTGTAGAAACAAAGGCCTTTGCTGTAGTTCAGTTCCCAGTAGGCTTTTTACAGCCCATTAGCTGACATTAAAGACCTTGCTGTCCCTGGAGCTTCAACTCACCCATGTCGGGACTCCTCGCACTCATTGGCGCATCGAAGTTCTCATTGGCTTGAATGTAGCTGTGTGACATCTGTCAGCCATGCCTAGCAGTCAGGGCCGTACACTAATTGAATTGCCCTTTCAGAACCAGTTTGTTTGCAATTTTTCTTTCAGAGCCACACTTCCTTCATGCCATAGAATATGGAAACTATGTCTACTTCTTCTTTCGAGAAATTGCTGTGGAACATAATAATTTAGGCAAGGCAAGTATATGCGCCGGACTTGTATTGTGGACTCTCCCCCATGGAACTGAGCCCACTGCGGCAGAGAGATGGTCTCTGCACGCTCTCCAGCACTCACTGCATTTGGGCCATGTGCAGAGAGGCAAGTCGCTTATCCTGAGAATAATTGCTGAAAGACACCTGAACAATAACCTGAATGGGAACAGCAGCCTTGGATCTTGAGATGGTTTCATTTTTCCGGTCTCTGCAGAGAGTGCTCTCCAGGCCCCCTTGAGCTTGGGATGCTCCTTTAACTCTTGAGCAGTCCATCGATAGTTTATTGTTTCTCTCTGTCAAAGGCAGGATGGAAGTAGAGGCCTTTGTTCAATTTGGAGTGCTTCGGGAAAAGCCCGTGTGAGTTTAAATTCCTGCTACGCCAGGCTTAAGGACGGCACATTTCAGTAGCAACGGGGGAAGTGAAGTGCAAGACAGTGCAGGAATGGTTTCCATTCCGCCAGGAGGTTCATGGCTCCCTTCTCGAGGAGCTTGTTTGGCAGAACAGGAAAATGGCCCTTTTTTTCCTCACAGGTAGATCTCGTTTACATTCTTAGTCTGCAGATCCCTACAGACAAGACTGCTAGATTCTTTTGAACCAGATATAGCGGTAGCATGTTTTGTCCCTCCCATAAATAAACAGCAGCTTTTGgttttccttccccctccatGCTCATAACCCCTTGCCCTGCTTTGTCCCGCGGGCAGGCTGTCTATTCCCGTGTGGCCCGCATATGTAAAAACGACATGGGTGGCTCCCAGCGGGTCCTGGAGAAGCACTGGACGTCATTCCTGAAGGCTCGGCTTAACTGCTCTGTGCCCGGAGACTCGTTTTTCTACTTTGATGTCCTGCAGTCGATTACAGACATAATACAGATCAATGGCATCCCCACCGTGGTCGGGGTGTTCACCACACAGCTCAACAGGTGAGAACGATCCTGGGCACCTCAAATGACAGTCTGTCCCTTCTCGTGGGACCTGCGAACAGGCCTGTTGTTGCCTGATGGTTTTCTGATGGTTTCTGCCCTTTGCAGCATTCCTGGTTCTGCAGTCTGTGCATTTAGCATGGATGACATTGAGAAAGTATTCAAAGGACgatttaaagaacagaaaactcCAGATTCTGTTTGGACAGCAGTCCCCGAAGACAAAGTACCAAAGCCAAGGTAAGGAAAGACAAAAGGGTCTTTGTACAAAAGGGTTTTTGTCTTTAGCAAAACCGTCTGGCCACTGGGAGCATCCATCCTCAGAGAGCAGACGGGGGCAATGCCCCACGCGGGGAAGGGCTCCCTGTGCAGCGTGGTAGACAGGCAGTCAGTCAGCACAACCCGGGAGCATGAGTGTGGAAAACCCGCTGGAATCGGGGAAATAGCATTGCTCTTTGGTTTTCACTTACTCTTCTTTCATTCTTGACCTCTTCTTTCAGAATGGACACTTAACTTATTCCTTAGATACAATTCGTGatacagggggaaaaaacacGGTTTTTCTTTCAGGCCTGGCTGTTGTGCGAAGCATGGCCTTGCTGAAGCTTATAAAACCTCCATTGACTTCCCGGATGAGACCCTGTCATTCATCAAGTCCCACCCCCTGATGGACTCTGCCGTCCCCCCCATTGCAGAGGAGCCCTGGTTCACAAAGACTCGGATCAGGTGAGGCTGAGCAGAAAGGGTGACCCACTCTCATCCAGTACCTTCCCTTCCTGTTGGCCTCACACACTGACTTGGCTCACCTCATTTGGCAGGTACAGACTGACAGCCATCGCTGTTGACCATTCTGCCGGACCCTACCAGAACCACACTGTCATCTTTGTTGGCTCAGAAGCTGGCGTGGTACTTAAAATTTTGGCCAAGACCAGTTCTTTCTCTTTGAATGACAGCGTATTACTGGAAGAGATTGAAGCATACAACCATGCAAAGTAGGTACATTTTACGAGAATGCTCTTCAGCACTGCTCAAaaatttctggattttatttcatCTAGTCATTTCCTTTCAGCTCTCTAAATTAGCAGTGGTTTGGcatattagtgttttgggtttttttttttttcttctcactgaaATAAATCCTGGGTTTGTTTTCTCCCCTGAGTCTACTGGGGCTTGGCGCTGGACAGTTgatgagtttaaaaataatgcagCCCTTTTATTTCACCTGTGGAAGTAGAAAGCATTTCACCACCACCCTTCCTACCTTGCAGATAAATTTTGGGATGCTACACACAGCCAGCAGTTacaggcacacacacgcacacccacacacagaatACAGTTTTTCCAACCATTGATATAAAAGATTATTTAgatcattaaaacaaacaaaaaatggatgAGAGAAATGGAGCAAGAGACTAAGGAGAGATCCCAGAAACATCTAGCACAGGAAGATTTAAATCCATTAAAACAGCcccggctggtatggctcagttggttggagcatcatccctcaggctgaagggtcatgggttcaattcctggtcaggctcGTACAAGCAGGCAacaatgtttctcactcacattgatgctgcgctctctctcttttttaaaaaagattttatttatttatttttagagagaggggaagggagggagaaagagagggggagaaacatccattggttgcctctcacatccccagctggggacctgatctacaacccaggcatgtgccctgactgagaatcaaaccagtgaccccttggtttgttggatgacatccaacccactcagccacaccagtcagggttctctctctcttttttcctccctctctaaaagcaatggaagaaaACGTCCTTgaataaggataaaaaataaaataagtgcaTTAAAACGTTATCCTTTCCCCTCACTGTAGTCCAGCATGGTCTTCACAAATATAATTTCCTTCAATCATCAGAATGGGAAAGCAGtcttaaaaaaaccttttatcCAGCCTGAAATTTAACTAACCATGCAGAGCAGTAGAAGATGAATCGCATAATTATTACTTCCCAAACTATGTACTTGCCTGGTTTGCTCCTGAGAACATTCCTTACGACCTCCCCAGTTCTCAGTAATTGCAACAAGCAAACCTCACTTGCCTTGTACTTCATGCAGCTTTTGACTTACTAAACATATGGCTTCAAATCGTTTCCCACAATACAGGTGTAACGCCGAGAATGAGGAGGACAAAAGGGTCATCTCCTTGCAGTTGGACAAAGATCATCACACTTTGTATGTGGCGTTCTCCAGCTGCGTTATCCGCATCCCCCTCAGTCGCTGTGAGCGTTATGGATCGTGTAAAAAGTGAGCTGACGTTTCTGTTCTCGCCCTGGGTCTTGCAGCATTCAGACCTGTGATGATGAGAAAATCCAAGTTACATTCTGCCTTTGTGCAGGTCTTGTATTGCATCTCGGGACCCGTACTGTGGCTGGTTGTTAAGCCAGGGGGCCTGTGGTAGAGTCACGCAAGGGATGTTGTAAGTACACTTTGTCGCGTCAGCCAAAATCTCCACATCTGCTCCTATCCTCTTCTTATCTCTAAAGCTAGAAATCTTGGAAAACTTCCGAAAGCGCTACCTTtattctccccccccccttttttttgctgcttctttctttctctctgtctttcctttagtttttgttgttgttgttgaagtaaaaaaagggaaatctggagctgtgggaaggaagggagatataGACAGTATAATACCTGTGAGAAATGGGCAATTCTCTTCTGCTTTCTAAAACATTCCAGTCACCAAACGCTTAACAGACATACTCAACTTAGCCAGCTATGTTGAaatgtccattttttttctctctgcttgttCTTGCTACTAATCGATTTGTGTTCTTGGTTCTGCTCTGGTTGTCACTTGTGTTCCTATGAAGGCTGTTAACTGAAGACTTCTTTGCTTTCCATAACCACAGCGCTGGAGGCTATGAACAAGACACTGAATACGGCAACACGGCCCAGCTAGGGGACTGCCATGGTAAGACCGAATCTTCCTTGCCCTCCTGGCGTTTCTTTTTGACCACATTTGCACATGAACATTATTTTACAACCAGCCTTTTAATGACGCAGGACACATGCCACCTAGCATTTAACTTAAACTTCGCAAAAGCCGAGCTGTTTGGTCATGGGGATATAATAGAGAAGAatcttaaccttttttttttttccttagagaatcttaccttttttttttcttcaccatttaCAATTTTGTAGGAAATCTAGAGAAAGGTAGTCTAACCAGtagattaatattttcatttataggcttttctttttgacttttttagTTAATTGGAACTCatacatttttgctttcttttggttaCTTTTTACTGATTACTTGTTCCTTtaattcttttagaaattttGCCTACTTCAACTACACCAGATTACAAAATATTTGGCGGTCCAACATCtggttagtttttttaatttttttgaattaacaaccttttctttccttcagttCAGCATtttcagcccctcccccctccttttgCTCAGTGTGGCAGCCCTTCATTTTTGTGCTTTGACTCATAATCCCACTGATGGTACCAAAGACTTTTTCCTGCTCAGTACTTCACCCTGTGGAGCATGTTAACAGCCCATCATTGGCCAAGGCACATCCTCTAAGGAAGAGCAAGTGGATTAACATAGACCACATTCCAGCTGCACGCGTCCACCCaagctttctcctcccctctgtgcATTGTGAATGCTCCCTCTGGCCATCTACATTTAATGGATGGCaggatttcattattttccccttcctctcctcacctctcctcaGACTTAGTAACAAATACACATTTCCCCAAAATGTGTATTTATGAATTTTAGAGATCTTTTTGGAATGGTTTGTGGTAATCCTGGGAAATCTTTGAGTGTCGTGGTCTCAGTGGTGTGAAAAACCTGGTTGTGTAAAGCTGGTTTCTGATGTAGTAAGTTGCTCAGGGGGCTCCCCACGCCCCTCtgtctgtatctggttttggagttCTCATCTGTGACCATTACACCAGGCTGAATTGGAGTCTCTGGAGTTTTAACCTAAAATCATACGCTTACATCTTAAGGGAAAATGTCAGTAATAGACATGTTGAGGTTAAGTCACTCCCGATCCTATTGCTGCTTCTCCAACTCACCAGCAGTTTCATTCctcaggggcggggtgggggaaaaggACGACAGATTCATGTATCAGAACACCCTAATTGAGCTTGTAAATGCCGTTTCTTTTGCATGAGTTGCTG is part of the Desmodus rotundus isolate HL8 chromosome 7, HLdesRot8A.1, whole genome shotgun sequence genome and encodes:
- the SEMA6D gene encoding semaphorin-6D isoform X5; translated protein: MRLFLLCAYMLLLMISQLRAVSFPEDDEPLNTVDYHYSRQYPVFRGRPSGNESQHRLDFQLMLKIRDTLYIAGRDQVYTVNLNEIPKTEVIPTKKLTWRSRQQDRENCAMKGKHKDECHNFIKVFVPRNDEMVFVCGTNAFNPMCRYYRLNTLEYDGEEISGLARCPFDARQTNVALFADGKLYSATVADFLASDAVIYRSMGDGSALRTIKYDSKWIKEPHFLHAIEYGNYVYFFFREIAVEHNNLGKAVYSRVARICKNDMGGSQRVLEKHWTSFLKARLNCSVPGDSFFYFDVLQSITDIIQINGIPTVVGVFTTQLNSIPGSAVCAFSMDDIEKVFKGRFKEQKTPDSVWTAVPEDKVPKPRPGCCAKHGLAEAYKTSIDFPDETLSFIKSHPLMDSAVPPIAEEPWFTKTRIRYRLTAIAVDHSAGPYQNHTVIFVGSEAGVVLKILAKTSSFSLNDSVLLEEIEAYNHAKCNAENEEDKRVISLQLDKDHHTLYVAFSSCVIRIPLSRCERYGSCKKSCIASRDPYCGWLLSQGACGRVTQGMFAGGYEQDTEYGNTAQLGDCHGVRWEVQSGESNQMVHMNVLITCVFAAFVLGAFIAGVAVYCYRDMFVRKNRKIHKDAESAQSCTDSSGSFAKLNGLFDSPVKEYQQNIDSPKLYSNLLTSRKELPPTGDTKSMVMDHRGQPPELAALPTPESTPVLHQKTLQAMKSHSDKAHGHGASRKETPQFFPSSPPPHSPLSHGHIPSAIVLPNATHDYNTSFSNSNAHKAEKKLQHVDHPLTKSSSKRDHRRSVDSRNTLNDLLKHLNDPNSNPKAIMGDIQMAHQTLMLDPVGPMSEVPPKVPNREASLYSPPSTLPRNSPTKRVDVPTTPGVPMTSLERQRGYHKNSSQRHSISAMPKNLNSPNGVLLSRQPSMNRGGYMPTPTGAKVDYIQGTPGSVHLQPSLSRQSSYTSNGTLPRTGLKRTPSLKPDVPPKPSFAPQTTSVRPLNKYTY
- the SEMA6D gene encoding semaphorin-6D isoform X3; translation: MRLFLLCAYMLLLMISQLRAVSFPEDDEPLNTVDYHYSRQYPVFRGRPSGNESQHRLDFQLMLKIRDTLYIAGRDQVYTVNLNEIPKTEVIPTKKLTWRSRQQDRENCAMKGKHKDECHNFIKVFVPRNDEMVFVCGTNAFNPMCRYYRLNTLEYDGEEISGLARCPFDARQTNVALFADGKLYSATVADFLASDAVIYRSMGDGSALRTIKYDSKWIKEPHFLHAIEYGNYVYFFFREIAVEHNNLGKAVYSRVARICKNDMGGSQRVLEKHWTSFLKARLNCSVPGDSFFYFDVLQSITDIIQINGIPTVVGVFTTQLNSIPGSAVCAFSMDDIEKVFKGRFKEQKTPDSVWTAVPEDKVPKPRPGCCAKHGLAEAYKTSIDFPDETLSFIKSHPLMDSAVPPIAEEPWFTKTRIRYRLTAIAVDHSAGPYQNHTVIFVGSEAGVVLKILAKTSSFSLNDSVLLEEIEAYNHAKCNAENEEDKRVISLQLDKDHHTLYVAFSSCVIRIPLSRCERYGSCKKSCIASRDPYCGWLLSQGACGRVTQGMFAGGYEQDTEYGNTAQLGDCHDMEVSSSSVTTASVPEITPKVIDTWRPKLTSSRKFVVQDDPNPSDFTDHLSGIPKGVRWEVQSGESNQMVHMNVLITCVFAAFVLGAFIAGVAVYCYRDMFVRKNRKIHKDAESAQSCTDSSGSFAKLNGLFDSPVKEYQQNIDSPKLYSNLLTSRKELPPTGDTKSMVMDHRGQPPELAALPTPESTPVLHQKTLQAMKSHSDKAHGHGASRKETPQFFPSSPPPHSPLSHGHIPSAIVLPNATHDYNTSFSNSNAHKAEKKLQHVDHPLTKSSSKRDHRRSVDSRNTLNDLLKHLNDPNSNPKAIMGDIQMAHQTLMLDPVGPMSEVPPKVPNREASLYSPPSTLPRNSPTKRVDVPTTPGVPMTSLERQRGYHKNSSQRHSISAMPKNLNSPNGVLLSRQPSMNRGGYMPTPTGAKVDYIQGTPGSVHLQPSLSRQSSYTSNGTLPRTGLKRTPSLKPDVPPKPSFAPQTTSVRPLNKYTY
- the SEMA6D gene encoding semaphorin-6D isoform X4; the protein is MRLFLLCAYMLLLMISQLRAVSFPEDDEPLNTVDYHYSRQYPVFRGRPSGNESQHRLDFQLMLKIRDTLYIAGRDQVYTVNLNEIPKTEVIPTKKLTWRSRQQDRENCAMKGKHKDECHNFIKVFVPRNDEMVFVCGTNAFNPMCRYYRLNTLEYDGEEISGLARCPFDARQTNVALFADGKLYSATVADFLASDAVIYRSMGDGSALRTIKYDSKWIKEPHFLHAIEYGNYVYFFFREIAVEHNNLGKAVYSRVARICKNDMGGSQRVLEKHWTSFLKARLNCSVPGDSFFYFDVLQSITDIIQINGIPTVVGVFTTQLNSIPGSAVCAFSMDDIEKVFKGRFKEQKTPDSVWTAVPEDKVPKPRPGCCAKHGLAEAYKTSIDFPDETLSFIKSHPLMDSAVPPIAEEPWFTKTRIRYRLTAIAVDHSAGPYQNHTVIFVGSEAGVVLKILAKTSSFSLNDSVLLEEIEAYNHAKCNAENEEDKRVISLQLDKDHHTLYVAFSSCVIRIPLSRCERYGSCKKSCIASRDPYCGWLLSQGACGRVTQGMFAGGYEQDTEYGNTAQLGDCHEILPTSTTPDYKIFGGPTSGVRWEVQSGESNQMVHMNVLITCVFAAFVLGAFIAGVAVYCYRDMFVRKNRKIHKDAESAQSCTDSSGSFAKLNGLFDSPVKEYQQNIDSPKLYSNLLTSRKELPPTGDTKSMVMDHRGQPPELAALPTPESTPVLHQKTLQAMKSHSDKAHGHGASRKETPQFFPSSPPPHSPLSHGHIPSAIVLPNATHDYNTSFSNSNAHKAEKKLQHVDHPLTKSSSKRDHRRSVDSRNTLNDLLKHLNDPNSNPKAIMGDIQMAHQTLMLDPVGPMSEVPPKVPNREASLYSPPSTLPRNSPTKRVDVPTTPGVPMTSLERQRGYHKNSSQRHSISAMPKNLNSPNGVLLSRQPSMNRGGYMPTPTGAKVDYIQGTPGSVHLQPSLSRQSSYTSNGTLPRTGLKRTPSLKPDVPPKPSFAPQTTSVRPLNKYTY
- the SEMA6D gene encoding semaphorin-6D isoform X1, coding for MRLFLLCAYMLLLMISQLRAVSFPEDDEPLNTVDYHYSRQYPVFRGRPSGNESQHRLDFQLMLKIRDTLYIAGRDQVYTVNLNEIPKTEVIPTKKLTWRSRQQDRENCAMKGKHKDECHNFIKVFVPRNDEMVFVCGTNAFNPMCRYYRLNTLEYDGEEISGLARCPFDARQTNVALFADGKLYSATVADFLASDAVIYRSMGDGSALRTIKYDSKWIKEPHFLHAIEYGNYVYFFFREIAVEHNNLGKAVYSRVARICKNDMGGSQRVLEKHWTSFLKARLNCSVPGDSFFYFDVLQSITDIIQINGIPTVVGVFTTQLNSIPGSAVCAFSMDDIEKVFKGRFKEQKTPDSVWTAVPEDKVPKPRPGCCAKHGLAEAYKTSIDFPDETLSFIKSHPLMDSAVPPIAEEPWFTKTRIRYRLTAIAVDHSAGPYQNHTVIFVGSEAGVVLKILAKTSSFSLNDSVLLEEIEAYNHAKCNAENEEDKRVISLQLDKDHHTLYVAFSSCVIRIPLSRCERYGSCKKSCIASRDPYCGWLLSQGACGRVTQGMFAGGYEQDTEYGNTAQLGDCHEILPTSTTPDYKIFGGPTSDMEVSSSSVTTASVPEITPKVIDTWRPKLTSSRKFVVQDDPNPSDFTDHLSGIPKGVRWEVQSGESNQMVHMNVLITCVFAAFVLGAFIAGVAVYCYRDMFVRKNRKIHKDAESAQSCTDSSGSFAKLNGLFDSPVKEYQQNIDSPKLYSNLLTSRKELPPTGDTKSMVMDHRGQPPELAALPTPESTPVLHQKTLQAMKSHSDKAHGHGASRKETPQFFPSSPPPHSPLSHGHIPSAIVLPNATHDYNTSFSNSNAHKAEKKLQHVDHPLTKSSSKRDHRRSVDSRNTLNDLLKHLNDPNSNPKAIMGDIQMAHQTLMLDPVGPMSEVPPKVPNREASLYSPPSTLPRNSPTKRVDVPTTPGVPMTSLERQRGYHKNSSQRHSISAMPKNLNSPNGVLLSRQPSMNRGGYMPTPTGAKVDYIQGTPGSVHLQPSLSRQSSYTSNGTLPRTGLKRTPSLKPDVPPKPSFAPQTTSVRPLNKYTY
- the SEMA6D gene encoding semaphorin-6D isoform X2, coding for MRLFLLCAYMLLLMISQLRAVSFPEDDEPLNTVDYHYSRQYPVFRGRPSGNESQHRLDFQLMLKIRDTLYIAGRDQVYTVNLNEIPKTEVIPTKKLTWRSRQQDRENCAMKGKHKDECHNFIKVFVPRNDEMVFVCGTNAFNPMCRYYRLNTLEYDGEEISGLARCPFDARQTNVALFADGKLYSATVADFLASDAVIYRSMGDGSALRTIKYDSKWIKEPHFLHAIEYGNYVYFFFREIAVEHNNLGKAVYSRVARICKNDMGGSQRVLEKHWTSFLKARLNCSVPGDSFFYFDVLQSITDIIQINGIPTVVGVFTTQLNSIPGSAVCAFSMDDIEKVFKGRFKEQKTPDSVWTAVPEDKVPKPRPGCCAKHGLAEAYKTSIDFPDETLSFIKSHPLMDSAVPPIAEEPWFTKTRIRYRLTAIAVDHSAGPYQNHTVIFVGSEAGVVLKILAKTSSFSLNDSVLLEEIEAYNHAKCNAENEEDKRVISLQLDKDHHTLYVAFSSCVIRIPLSRCERYGSCKKSCIASRDPYCGWLLSQGACGRVTQGMFAGGYEQDTEYGNTAQLGDCHEILPTSTTPDYKIFGGPTSDMEVSSSSVTTASVPEITPKVIDTWRPKLTSSRKFVVQDDPNPSDFTDHLSGVRWEVQSGESNQMVHMNVLITCVFAAFVLGAFIAGVAVYCYRDMFVRKNRKIHKDAESAQSCTDSSGSFAKLNGLFDSPVKEYQQNIDSPKLYSNLLTSRKELPPTGDTKSMVMDHRGQPPELAALPTPESTPVLHQKTLQAMKSHSDKAHGHGASRKETPQFFPSSPPPHSPLSHGHIPSAIVLPNATHDYNTSFSNSNAHKAEKKLQHVDHPLTKSSSKRDHRRSVDSRNTLNDLLKHLNDPNSNPKAIMGDIQMAHQTLMLDPVGPMSEVPPKVPNREASLYSPPSTLPRNSPTKRVDVPTTPGVPMTSLERQRGYHKNSSQRHSISAMPKNLNSPNGVLLSRQPSMNRGGYMPTPTGAKVDYIQGTPGSVHLQPSLSRQSSYTSNGTLPRTGLKRTPSLKPDVPPKPSFAPQTTSVRPLNKYTY